A section of the Streptomyces sp. NBC_00178 genome encodes:
- a CDS encoding LCP family protein, translated as MSEQSRSTGRIRGTGSRRKRASKGRRVKTLALWGAAGLVVLGGAGAGYAYVTLNGNLEAVDIDAALGSDRPHDADDGSEDILVLGSDSRSGANSQYGEDGGGARSDTAMVVHVNRGHTSASVVSVPRDTLVDRPACASDTGGGQVGAEHHAMFNTAYEVGGPACAVKTVEAMSGIRMDHYVEVDFTGFKKLIDELGGVEITTSQAIDDPDSHLALKPGTHTLSGEQSLGLVRTRHGVGDGSDLGRIQLQQAFVKALMDQAKSVGVFSSPKTLFGLADAATKALTTDSGLASVKKLTGFADGLKGLGSRHVDMVTLPVEYDPEDPNRVLPQEKAGEQVWAALKQDKPVPASATAESAGDKGGAGTVVR; from the coding sequence ATGAGCGAACAGAGCAGGAGCACCGGCCGAATACGCGGCACCGGCAGCCGCCGGAAGAGGGCCTCCAAGGGCCGCCGCGTGAAGACCCTCGCCCTGTGGGGCGCCGCCGGCCTGGTGGTCCTCGGGGGAGCCGGGGCCGGATACGCCTACGTCACGCTCAACGGGAACCTCGAGGCCGTCGACATCGACGCCGCGCTCGGCAGCGACCGTCCGCACGACGCCGACGACGGATCCGAGGACATCCTCGTGCTCGGTTCGGACTCCCGCTCCGGGGCCAACTCGCAGTACGGCGAGGACGGGGGCGGTGCCCGGTCGGACACCGCGATGGTCGTGCACGTCAACCGGGGCCACACCTCGGCGAGTGTGGTCTCCGTCCCGCGCGACACCCTCGTCGACCGCCCCGCCTGCGCGAGCGACACCGGCGGCGGGCAGGTCGGCGCGGAGCACCACGCCATGTTCAACACGGCGTACGAGGTCGGCGGACCGGCCTGCGCGGTGAAGACCGTCGAGGCGATGTCGGGCATCCGCATGGACCACTACGTGGAGGTCGACTTCACCGGGTTCAAGAAGCTCATCGACGAGCTCGGCGGCGTGGAGATCACCACCTCGCAGGCGATCGACGACCCCGACAGCCACCTCGCGCTGAAGCCCGGCACCCACACCCTGAGCGGCGAGCAGTCCCTCGGCCTCGTCCGTACCCGGCACGGCGTCGGCGACGGAAGCGACCTGGGCCGCATCCAGTTGCAGCAGGCGTTCGTGAAGGCCCTGATGGACCAGGCGAAGAGCGTCGGGGTGTTCTCGAGCCCGAAGACGCTCTTCGGGCTCGCGGACGCGGCCACCAAGGCGCTCACCACCGACTCCGGGCTGGCCTCGGTCAAGAAGCTCACGGGTTTCGCCGACGGGCTCAAGGGCCTCGGCTCCCGGCACGTCGACATGGTGACGCTGCCCGTCGAGTACGACCCGGAGGATCCCAACCGCGTGCTTCCCCAGGAGAAGGCCGGAGAGCAGGTGTGGGCGGCGCTCAAGCAGGACAAGCCGGTTCCGGCCTCCGCCACGGCGGAGTCGGCCGGCGACAAGGGCGGGGCCGGAACGGTCGTGCGCTAG